From a region of the Pukyongiella litopenaei genome:
- a CDS encoding AAA family ATPase, with product MQIPNSIDAVQEMLGAQGYVCGRALGTVVYLSLTLGRPLFLEGEAGVGKTEIAKALAAGLNRRLIRLQCYEGLDASSAVYEWNFPAQMVAIRTAEAGGGADRDALQRELFGPDYLIERPLLQAMRPDDRGAPVLLIDELDRTDEPFEAFLLEALSDFQVTIPELGTIAAPEPPVVIVTSNRTREVHDALKRRCLYHWVDYPDFDREMAILHARAPEAAAALSREVVAFVQQLRTEDLFKKPGVAETIDWAKCLLALDAIDLSPEVIADTLGAILKYQDDIARLQGSEAARLLDQARASLEPA from the coding sequence ATGCAGATACCGAACTCGATCGACGCCGTGCAGGAGATGCTGGGCGCGCAGGGCTATGTCTGCGGCCGGGCGCTGGGCACCGTGGTCTACCTGTCGCTGACGTTGGGCCGGCCGCTGTTTCTCGAGGGCGAGGCCGGGGTGGGCAAGACCGAGATCGCCAAGGCGCTGGCCGCCGGGCTGAATCGCCGCCTGATCCGCCTGCAATGCTACGAGGGGCTCGACGCGTCCTCGGCGGTCTACGAATGGAACTTCCCGGCGCAGATGGTGGCGATTCGCACCGCCGAGGCCGGCGGCGGCGCCGACCGCGACGCGCTGCAGCGCGAATTGTTCGGACCCGACTACCTGATCGAACGCCCGCTGCTGCAGGCGATGCGCCCCGACGACCGCGGCGCGCCGGTGCTGCTGATCGACGAACTGGACCGCACCGACGAACCGTTCGAGGCATTCCTGCTCGAGGCGCTGTCCGATTTCCAGGTCACCATCCCCGAACTCGGCACGATCGCCGCACCGGAACCGCCGGTCGTGATCGTGACCTCGAACCGCACCCGCGAGGTGCATGACGCGCTGAAGCGCCGCTGCCTCTATCACTGGGTCGACTACCCCGATTTCGACCGCGAAATGGCGATCCTGCACGCCCGCGCCCCCGAGGCCGCCGCGGCCCTCAGCCGTGAGGTGGTCGCCTTCGTGCAGCAATTGCGCACCGAGGACCTGTTCAAGAAACCCGGCGTGGCCGAAACCATCGACTGGGCGAAATGCCTGCTGGCGCTCGACGCCATCGACCTCAGCCCCGAGGTGATCGCCGACACGCTGGGCGCGATCCTGAAATACCAGGACGACATCGCCAGGCTGCAGGGCTCCGAGGCCGCGCGGCTTCTCGACCAGGCAAGGGCCAGCCTGGAGCCGGCCTGA
- a CDS encoding (2Fe-2S)-binding protein, with protein sequence MPQVSMTVNGKLRSGEVEGRTLLSTFLRDGLGLTGTHVGCDTSQCGACVVHVDGAAVKSCTMLALEAEGAEVATIEGQAAPDGTLNVIQQAFQDHHGLQCGFCTPGMVMSAAALLKDNPRPTEAEVRDYLEGNICRCTGYHNIVKAIMAASGQDVGAIAAE encoded by the coding sequence ATGCCACAGGTCTCGATGACCGTGAATGGAAAGCTACGCAGCGGGGAGGTCGAGGGGCGCACGCTTCTGTCCACCTTCCTGCGGGATGGGCTGGGCCTGACAGGAACGCATGTCGGGTGTGACACCAGCCAGTGCGGTGCCTGCGTCGTGCATGTGGATGGCGCGGCGGTGAAATCCTGCACCATGCTGGCGCTGGAGGCCGAGGGGGCCGAGGTCGCCACGATCGAGGGGCAGGCGGCGCCGGACGGCACGCTGAACGTGATCCAGCAGGCGTTCCAGGACCATCACGGGCTGCAATGCGGATTCTGCACGCCCGGCATGGTGATGTCGGCGGCGGCGCTGCTGAAGGACAATCCCAGGCCGACCGAAGCCGAGGTGCGTGACTATCTCGAAGGCAATATCTGCCGCTGCACCGGCTATCACAACATCGTCAAGGCGATCATGGCCGCGTCCGGTCAGGACGTGGGCGCCATCGCCGCCGAATGA
- a CDS encoding vWA domain-containing protein → MAEYAPLDLPADPKLTANITHFARALRKAGLPAGPGRVVDAIRAVQAAGFTGKRDFYWTLHACFVNRPEHRAVFAQIFRLYWRDPRFLEHMMAALLPAVRGVQEDRAAKPAEKRAAEALLDGVERDLPDQPEPDTEGTGIEIDASLTMSAEERLRALDFEQMSTDEIAQAKRMLARLQLPVKPIPSRRAAPSLTGHRIDWRRTLRGSMRQGGELHDIALRRPRPRWPNLVALCDISGSMSQYSRVILHFLHAVSNARGAGWARVHAFTFGTRLTNITRHLAQRDVDAALAAAGAEAQDWEGGTRIGACLHAFNRDWSRRVMGQGAVVLLITDGLDRDDPDMLSREMERLHLSARRLIWVNPLLRWEGFAPRARGIAAMLPHVDSFRAGHSVATLEDLAAMISRTDDAGEKARLLATL, encoded by the coding sequence ATGGCTGAATACGCCCCGCTCGATCTTCCGGCCGATCCGAAACTGACCGCGAACATCACCCATTTCGCCCGCGCGCTGCGCAAGGCGGGCCTGCCCGCCGGGCCGGGCCGGGTGGTCGATGCCATCCGCGCGGTGCAGGCGGCCGGGTTCACCGGGAAACGCGATTTCTACTGGACGCTGCATGCCTGTTTCGTGAACCGTCCCGAACATCGCGCGGTGTTCGCGCAGATCTTCCGGCTCTACTGGCGCGACCCCCGGTTTCTCGAACACATGATGGCCGCTCTGCTGCCTGCGGTGCGCGGCGTGCAGGAAGACCGCGCCGCGAAACCGGCCGAGAAACGCGCCGCCGAGGCCCTGCTCGACGGTGTGGAGCGTGACCTGCCGGATCAGCCGGAACCGGATACCGAAGGCACCGGGATCGAGATCGACGCGAGCCTGACCATGTCCGCCGAGGAACGGCTGCGCGCGCTCGATTTCGAACAGATGAGCACCGACGAGATCGCGCAGGCGAAACGGATGCTGGCGCGGCTGCAACTGCCGGTCAAGCCGATCCCGTCGCGCCGCGCCGCGCCCAGCCTGACCGGCCACCGGATCGACTGGCGCCGGACCCTGCGCGGGTCGATGCGGCAGGGCGGCGAACTGCACGACATCGCCCTGCGCAGGCCACGCCCGCGCTGGCCCAACCTGGTGGCGCTGTGCGACATCTCCGGGTCGATGAGCCAGTACAGCCGGGTGATCCTGCATTTCCTGCACGCGGTTTCGAATGCGCGCGGCGCGGGCTGGGCGCGGGTGCACGCGTTCACCTTCGGCACCCGGCTGACCAACATCACCCGGCACCTGGCGCAGCGCGACGTGGACGCGGCGCTGGCGGCGGCGGGGGCCGAGGCGCAGGACTGGGAGGGCGGCACCCGGATCGGCGCCTGCCTGCACGCGTTCAACCGCGACTGGTCGCGCCGGGTGATGGGGCAGGGCGCGGTGGTGCTGCTGATCACCGACGGGCTGGACCGCGACGACCCCGACATGCTGTCGCGGGAAATGGAACGGCTGCACCTGTCGGCGCGCCGGCTGATCTGGGTCAACCCGCTGCTGCGCTGGGAAGGTTTCGCGCCGCGCGCCCGCGGCATCGCCGCCATGCTGCCCCATGTGGACAGCTTCCGCGCCGGCCATTCCGTCGCCACGCTCGAAGATCTCGCCGCGATGATCTCGCGCACGGACGACGCCGGCGAAAAGGCGCGGCTGCTGGCGACGCTGTAG
- a CDS encoding xanthine dehydrogenase family protein molybdopterin-binding subunit — MPKDSGIGASSKRREDVRFLTGAGNYTDDINMPGQAYAYFLRSDVAHGRINSIDTAAAEAMPGVVRIFTGADFEGVGGLPCGWQVTDRHGEPMQEPGHPVLAQGKVRHVGDPIAAVVADSAEQARDAAEAIEVDIEDLPAVVDMKAALEDGAPKVHDDLTSNLCYDWGFVEENREAVDQAIKGAAHVTTLDLVNQRMVANPMEPRVAIGDYNRGTGEHTLYTSSQNPHVIRLLMGAFVLGIPEHKLRVVAPDVGGGFGSKIFHYAEEAFCTFAAKAVNRPVKWTASRSEAFMTDAHGRDHVTRIELALDADNNFVALRTDTHANMGAYLSTFAPSVPTWLHGTLMAGNYKTPLIYVNVKAVFTNTVPVDAYRGAGRPEATYQLERVIDKAARELGVDPVALRRQNFVTEFPYATPVAVEYDTGDYNATMDKLEEIADFAGFPARRAQSEAKGKLRGLGVNCYIEACGIAPSNLVGQLGARAGLYESATVRVNATGGLVVMTGSHSHGQGHETAFPQVIAEMIGIDESMVEVVHGDTANTPMGMGTYGSRSLAVGGSAMVRAAEKIINKTKKIAAHLMEAAEADIELKDGQFSVAGTDKSVAWGDVCLAAYVPHNYPLEDIEPGLEETAFYDPANFTFPAGAYACEVEVDPETGKVSIERMMAADDFGNIVNPMIVDGQVHGGLAQGIGQALLEGCVYDETGQLLSASYMDYAMPRADDLPSFEVDHSCSTPCTHNPLGVKGCGEAGAIGSPPSVVNAVVDALRSAGRDVTHIDMPLSPARVWAALQG, encoded by the coding sequence ATGCCAAAGGACAGTGGCATCGGAGCCAGTTCGAAACGGCGCGAGGACGTGCGTTTCCTGACAGGCGCCGGCAATTACACCGACGACATCAACATGCCCGGCCAGGCCTATGCGTATTTCCTGCGCTCGGACGTGGCGCATGGCAGGATCAACAGCATCGACACCGCCGCGGCCGAGGCCATGCCCGGCGTGGTGCGGATTTTCACCGGCGCCGATTTCGAAGGCGTGGGCGGGCTGCCCTGCGGCTGGCAGGTGACCGACCGGCATGGCGAGCCGATGCAGGAACCCGGACACCCGGTGCTGGCGCAGGGCAAGGTGCGCCATGTGGGCGACCCGATCGCCGCCGTGGTTGCCGATAGCGCCGAACAGGCGCGCGACGCCGCCGAGGCCATCGAGGTCGATATCGAGGACCTGCCCGCGGTCGTGGACATGAAGGCGGCGCTGGAGGACGGCGCGCCCAAGGTGCATGACGACCTGACCAGCAACCTCTGCTACGACTGGGGGTTCGTCGAGGAAAACCGCGAGGCGGTGGACCAGGCGATCAAGGGCGCGGCCCATGTGACCACGCTGGACCTGGTGAACCAGCGCATGGTGGCGAACCCGATGGAACCGCGGGTGGCGATCGGCGATTACAATCGCGGCACCGGCGAGCACACGCTCTATACCTCCAGCCAGAACCCGCATGTGATCCGGCTGCTGATGGGCGCCTTCGTTCTCGGCATCCCGGAACACAAGCTGCGCGTGGTGGCGCCGGATGTAGGCGGCGGCTTTGGCTCCAAGATCTTCCACTATGCCGAGGAAGCCTTCTGCACCTTTGCCGCCAAGGCGGTGAACCGGCCGGTCAAATGGACCGCCAGCCGGTCCGAGGCTTTCATGACCGATGCCCATGGGCGCGATCATGTGACCCGGATCGAACTGGCGCTGGATGCCGACAACAATTTCGTGGCGCTGCGCACCGACACCCACGCGAATATGGGGGCCTATCTTTCGACCTTCGCCCCCTCGGTGCCGACCTGGCTGCACGGGACGCTGATGGCGGGCAACTACAAGACGCCGCTGATCTATGTGAACGTGAAGGCGGTGTTCACCAACACGGTGCCGGTCGATGCTTATCGCGGGGCCGGGCGGCCCGAGGCGACCTATCAATTGGAACGGGTGATCGACAAGGCGGCGCGTGAACTGGGTGTCGATCCGGTGGCGCTGCGGCGGCAGAATTTCGTGACCGAGTTCCCCTATGCCACCCCGGTGGCGGTGGAATACGACACCGGCGATTACAACGCGACGATGGACAAGCTCGAGGAGATCGCGGATTTCGCGGGCTTCCCGGCGCGGCGCGCGCAAAGCGAGGCAAAGGGCAAGCTGCGCGGCCTCGGCGTGAACTGCTATATCGAGGCCTGCGGCATCGCGCCCAGCAATCTCGTCGGCCAGCTGGGCGCGCGGGCGGGGCTATATGAATCGGCCACCGTGCGCGTCAACGCCACCGGCGGGCTGGTGGTGATGACCGGCAGCCACAGCCACGGGCAGGGGCATGAAACTGCCTTTCCGCAGGTGATCGCCGAGATGATCGGGATCGACGAAAGCATGGTCGAGGTCGTGCATGGCGATACCGCCAACACGCCGATGGGCATGGGCACCTACGGGTCGCGCTCGCTCGCGGTGGGCGGGTCCGCGATGGTGCGGGCGGCCGAGAAGATCATCAACAAGACCAAGAAGATCGCCGCCCATCTGATGGAGGCCGCCGAGGCCGATATCGAACTGAAGGACGGCCAGTTCTCGGTGGCGGGCACCGACAAGTCGGTGGCCTGGGGCGATGTCTGCCTGGCGGCCTATGTGCCGCATAACTACCCGCTGGAGGATATCGAACCGGGGCTGGAGGAGACCGCGTTCTATGACCCGGCCAACTTCACCTTCCCCGCCGGCGCCTATGCCTGCGAGGTCGAGGTCGATCCCGAAACCGGCAAGGTCAGCATCGAGCGGATGATGGCGGCGGATGATTTCGGCAATATCGTCAACCCGATGATCGTCGACGGCCAGGTTCATGGCGGGCTGGCGCAGGGGATCGGCCAGGCGCTGCTCGAAGGGTGCGTCTATGACGAGACCGGCCAGTTGCTGAGCGCGTCCTACATGGATTACGCGATGCCGCGCGCCGACGACCTGCCGAGTTTCGAGGTCGACCATTCCTGTTCGACGCCCTGCACCCACAACCCGCTGGGGGTGAAGGGCTGCGGCGAGGCCGGCGCCATCGGGTCGCCGCCCTCGGTGGTGAACGCGGTCGTGGACGCGCTGCGGTCGGCCGGCCGGGACGTGACCCATATCGACATGCCGCTGTCGCCGGCACGGGTCTGGGCGGCGCTGCAGGGCTGA
- a CDS encoding molybdopterin-binding protein, translating into MRFGPVPVAEAEGALLAHSIRVGGRRLRKGLMLDADHLAQLAAAEIAEVVVARLDPGDLHENEAARRLAAALAPDPAAAGLRLTEAFTGRVNLLAAGPGVARLDAGALVRFNTVHPMITVATVPPFQQMAPGGMVATVKVISYAVAETDVAAACDAACGAVALSAPVIRSAGLVITEIPGGPTGDKGRQAIENRLRALGAELADCRVVPHDSAALARALAGIGGDLVLILTGSATSDPDDVAPAALRAAGGRVERYGMPVDPGNLLFLGDLGDLGDLGARPVIGLPGSVRSPKPSGADWVLSRVVCGIRVSAVDIAAMGVGGLLKEIPTRPQPRAAPATKD; encoded by the coding sequence GTGAGGTTCGGCCCGGTGCCCGTGGCCGAGGCCGAGGGCGCGCTGCTGGCCCATTCCATCCGCGTGGGCGGGCGGCGGCTGCGCAAGGGGCTGATGCTCGACGCGGACCACCTGGCGCAGCTGGCGGCGGCGGAGATCGCCGAGGTGGTGGTGGCCCGGCTCGACCCCGGCGACCTGCACGAAAACGAAGCCGCGCGGCGGCTGGCCGCGGCGCTGGCCCCCGATCCGGCGGCGGCGGGGCTGCGGCTGACCGAGGCGTTCACCGGCCGGGTGAACCTGCTCGCCGCCGGTCCGGGTGTGGCGCGGCTCGATGCCGGGGCGCTGGTGCGGTTCAACACCGTCCATCCGATGATCACGGTGGCCACGGTGCCGCCCTTTCAGCAGATGGCGCCGGGCGGGATGGTCGCCACCGTCAAGGTGATTTCATACGCGGTCGCGGAAACGGACGTGGCGGCGGCCTGCGACGCGGCGTGCGGGGCGGTGGCGCTGTCGGCGCCGGTGATCCGCAGCGCCGGCCTGGTGATCACCGAAATCCCCGGCGGCCCGACCGGCGACAAGGGGCGGCAGGCGATCGAAAACCGGCTGCGGGCGCTGGGCGCGGAGCTTGCCGATTGCCGGGTGGTGCCGCATGACAGCGCCGCGCTGGCGCGCGCGCTGGCCGGGATCGGGGGCGACTTGGTCCTGATCCTCACCGGCTCGGCGACCTCCGACCCCGATGACGTGGCCCCCGCCGCCCTGCGCGCCGCCGGTGGCCGGGTCGAGCGCTATGGCATGCCGGTCGATCCCGGCAACCTGCTGTTCCTGGGCGATCTGGGCGATCTTGGCGATCTGGGCGCGCGGCCGGTGATCGGCCTGCCCGGCAGCGTGCGCTCGCCCAAGCCCAGCGGCGCCGACTGGGTGCTCAGCCGCGTCGTCTGCGGGATCCGGGTTTCGGCCGTCGATATCGCGGCGATGGGGGTCGGCGGGTTGCTCAAGGAGATACCGACGCGCCCGCAGCCGCGCGCGGCACCTGCGACCAAAGACTGA
- the pyrC gene encoding dihydroorotase, whose amino-acid sequence MSDTLTIRRPDDWHLHLRDGAMLRAVLPETARHFARAIIMPNLVPPVVTGDQAAAYRDRILAALPDGMAFEPLMTLYLTEETDPDDVAAAHASGLVKAVKLYPAGATTNSASGVRDFDKVRGVLDRMAAIGLPLCVHGEVTDPEIDIFDRESVFIDRVLDPVRRATPGLRVVMEHITTAGAADYVRAHDSDLGATITTHHLVINRNHILVGGIKPHYYCLPVAKRDEHRKALVAAAVSGDARFFLGTDSAPHTDANKETACGCAGCFTAPNTMSVLAELFDRNGALDRLEGFASRHGPAFYGLPVNENTLTLRRGDPVSYPAAIDAGDGPVTVFDPGFALHWRVEP is encoded by the coding sequence ATGAGTGACACGCTGACCATCCGCCGCCCCGACGACTGGCATCTGCACCTGCGCGACGGCGCCATGCTGCGGGCCGTCCTGCCGGAAACCGCCCGGCATTTCGCCCGCGCGATCATCATGCCCAACCTGGTGCCGCCGGTGGTGACCGGCGATCAGGCCGCCGCCTATCGCGACCGCATCCTTGCCGCGCTGCCCGACGGCATGGCGTTCGAGCCGCTGATGACGCTCTACCTGACCGAAGAGACCGACCCCGACGATGTGGCCGCGGCCCATGCCTCGGGGCTGGTGAAGGCGGTAAAGCTCTACCCGGCGGGCGCGACCACCAATTCGGCCAGCGGCGTGCGCGATTTCGACAAGGTGCGCGGCGTGCTCGACCGGATGGCCGCGATCGGCCTGCCGCTCTGCGTGCATGGCGAGGTCACCGACCCCGAGATCGACATCTTCGACCGCGAATCGGTGTTCATCGACCGCGTGCTGGACCCGGTCCGCCGCGCCACGCCGGGGCTGCGGGTGGTGATGGAACATATCACCACCGCCGGGGCCGCCGATTATGTGCGCGCCCATGACAGCGATCTGGGCGCCACCATCACCACGCATCACCTGGTCATCAACCGCAACCACATCCTGGTTGGCGGAATCAAGCCGCATTACTACTGCCTGCCGGTGGCCAAGCGCGACGAACACCGCAAGGCGCTGGTCGCGGCGGCGGTATCGGGCGACGCCCGGTTCTTTCTCGGCACCGACAGCGCCCCGCATACGGATGCCAACAAGGAAACCGCCTGCGGCTGCGCCGGCTGTTTCACCGCACCCAACACGATGTCGGTGCTGGCCGAGCTGTTCGACCGCAACGGCGCGCTGGACCGGCTCGAAGGGTTCGCATCGCGCCACGGCCCGGCCTTCTATGGCCTGCCGGTGAACGAAAACACGTTGACCCTGCGCCGGGGCGATCCCGTCAGCTATCCTGCCGCGATCGACGCCGGCGACGGCCCGGTCACGGTGTTCGACCCCGGCTTTGCGCTGCACTGGCGGGTCGAGCCATGA
- a CDS encoding XdhC family protein, whose product MTATGYSRFDHAPETALGWHRDGIGAALATVVETWGSAPRRTGAQLAIGGDGCIEGSVSGGCVEGAVIVEALEALDEGDARLLEFGVSDADAFAVGLACGGTIRVLVEPVGHVLPDTMLEELVAARAAREALAYEVNVETGARALRRGAYPDRMRLDRSGFEPDGRTFVAVHNPPLRLIVVGAVHIAQALLPMARIAGYDPVIVDPREAFASETRFPGETILTDWPDEAVAALGLDPRTALVLLTHDPKLDDPALMAALRADVFYIGALGSTRTHAKRVARLEQAGFTGAEIARIHAPVGLDIGAADPSEIAVAILAEMTAVLRGRRP is encoded by the coding sequence ATGACGGCAACAGGTTACTCGCGTTTCGACCATGCGCCGGAAACCGCGCTGGGCTGGCATCGTGACGGGATCGGCGCGGCGCTGGCCACGGTCGTGGAAACCTGGGGCAGCGCCCCGCGCCGGACCGGCGCGCAGCTTGCCATCGGTGGCGACGGGTGTATCGAGGGCTCGGTCTCGGGCGGCTGCGTCGAAGGCGCGGTGATCGTCGAGGCGCTGGAGGCGCTCGACGAAGGGGATGCGCGGCTGCTCGAATTCGGGGTCAGCGACGCGGATGCCTTTGCCGTCGGGCTGGCCTGCGGCGGCACCATCCGGGTGCTGGTCGAACCGGTGGGGCATGTGCTGCCCGACACCATGCTGGAGGAACTGGTCGCCGCGCGGGCCGCGCGCGAGGCGCTGGCCTATGAGGTGAACGTGGAAACCGGGGCGCGGGCGTTGCGGCGCGGCGCCTATCCGGACCGGATGCGCCTGGACCGCTCGGGGTTCGAACCGGACGGCCGGACCTTCGTGGCGGTGCACAACCCGCCGCTGCGGCTGATCGTCGTGGGCGCGGTGCATATCGCCCAGGCGCTGCTGCCGATGGCGCGGATCGCCGGCTATGACCCGGTGATCGTCGACCCGCGCGAGGCCTTTGCCAGCGAGACCCGGTTTCCGGGCGAAACCATCCTGACCGACTGGCCCGACGAGGCGGTGGCCGCCCTGGGGCTGGATCCGCGCACCGCGCTGGTGCTGCTGACCCATGACCCGAAACTGGACGACCCGGCGCTGATGGCGGCGCTGCGGGCGGATGTGTTCTACATCGGCGCCCTGGGATCGACCCGCACCCATGCGAAACGGGTCGCGCGGCTGGAACAGGCGGGCTTCACCGGGGCCGAGATCGCCCGCATCCACGCCCCTGTCGGCCTCGATATCGGGGCGGCGGACCCGTCCGAGATCGCGGTGGCGATCCTGGCCGAGATGACCGCCGTGCTGCGCGGCAGGCGCCCGTGA
- a CDS encoding orotate phosphoribosyltransferase — MIPSSYPSAQDMAQITARMLLEIGAVHFNAREPFTLASGLPSPTYIDCRKLISYPRIRSTLMDFLTVTVMRNAGFEAFDNIAGGETAGIPFAALVAERMGLPMTYVRKKPKGYGRNARIEGVMTEGQRALLVEDLTTDGGSKLSFVDAIRDTGASCAHTAVIFYYGIFPETEKTLGDHGVTLHHLCTWHDVLAEARRMDAFDAETLAEVEAFLNAPRAWQDARQGGQAPTT; from the coding sequence ATGATCCCCTCTTCCTACCCGTCCGCGCAGGACATGGCGCAGATCACCGCGCGGATGCTGCTGGAAATCGGCGCGGTGCATTTCAACGCGCGCGAGCCGTTCACGCTGGCCTCGGGCCTGCCCAGCCCGACCTATATCGACTGCCGCAAGCTGATCTCGTATCCGCGCATCCGGTCGACGTTGATGGATTTTCTCACCGTGACCGTGATGCGGAACGCGGGCTTCGAGGCGTTCGACAACATCGCCGGCGGCGAAACCGCGGGCATTCCCTTTGCCGCGCTGGTGGCCGAACGCATGGGCCTGCCGATGACCTATGTGCGCAAGAAACCCAAGGGCTACGGCCGAAACGCCCGGATCGAGGGCGTGATGACCGAAGGCCAGCGGGCGCTGCTGGTCGAGGACCTGACCACCGATGGCGGATCGAAGCTGTCCTTTGTCGATGCGATTCGCGACACCGGGGCCAGCTGCGCCCATACCGCCGTGATCTTCTATTACGGGATCTTCCCGGAAACCGAAAAAACGCTGGGCGATCACGGGGTCACGCTGCATCACCTGTGCACCTGGCATGACGTGCTGGCCGAAGCGCGGAGGATGGACGCTTTCGACGCCGAAACGCTGGCCGAGGTCGAGGCGTTCCTGAATGCCCCCCGCGCCTGGCAGGACGCCCGGCAGGGCGGCCAAGCCCCTACAACATAA
- a CDS encoding glycosyltransferase family 2 protein: MRSLAVLTVRNEAAFLLEWLAHHRACGFTGFLVFSNDCQDGTDAMLDRLQAMGWLTHCRNDGPYDERGIQFTALNGAARLEPVRKADWIAVLDIDEFVNIHAGDRTLPALLGALPGATAITLTWRLFGNDGIAAHEDMPVTDRFTACAPSVIHWPWRAAMFKTLYRNDGTYRKLGVHRPRSPDPDRVAQARWFDGAGRRLGPGFARQRVYSDYGQDNFALVQLNHYPLGAMDSYVLKADRGRVNRDGALGMDYWVERNYCSDTDTSIAALRPRRDALLAELRDDPVLGELHRQAVAWRQARFRRLMEDEPNRALYARLLMTPPARPLTPAQARQMIDHARRGMAKAGG; the protein is encoded by the coding sequence ATGCGCAGTCTCGCCGTGCTGACCGTCCGCAACGAGGCGGCGTTCCTGCTGGAATGGCTGGCCCATCACCGCGCCTGCGGGTTCACCGGGTTCCTGGTGTTTTCGAACGATTGCCAGGACGGCACCGACGCCATGCTGGACCGGTTGCAGGCGATGGGCTGGCTGACCCATTGCCGCAATGACGGCCCCTATGACGAACGCGGCATCCAGTTCACCGCGCTGAATGGCGCCGCGCGGCTGGAGCCGGTGCGCAAGGCCGACTGGATCGCGGTGCTCGACATCGACGAGTTCGTCAACATCCATGCCGGCGACCGAACCCTGCCCGCCCTGCTGGGCGCGCTACCCGGGGCGACCGCGATCACGCTGACCTGGCGGCTGTTCGGCAATGACGGGATCGCCGCCCATGAGGACATGCCGGTCACCGACAGGTTCACGGCCTGCGCGCCATCCGTGATCCACTGGCCCTGGCGCGCGGCGATGTTCAAGACGCTCTACCGCAACGACGGCACCTACCGGAAGCTCGGGGTGCACCGCCCCCGCAGCCCCGACCCCGACCGGGTGGCGCAGGCGCGCTGGTTCGACGGCGCCGGGCGGCGGCTGGGCCCCGGTTTCGCAAGACAGCGGGTGTATTCCGATTATGGACAGGACAATTTCGCGCTGGTGCAGCTGAACCACTACCCGCTGGGCGCGATGGACAGCTATGTGCTCAAGGCCGATCGCGGGCGCGTCAACCGCGACGGCGCCCTGGGCATGGATTACTGGGTCGAGCGCAATTACTGCAGCGACACCGACACCTCGATTGCGGCGCTGCGGCCGCGGCGCGATGCGCTGCTCGCCGAACTGAGGGACGATCCGGTCCTGGGCGAGTTGCACCGGCAGGCGGTGGCGTGGCGGCAGGCCCGGTTCCGGAGGCTGATGGAGGACGAACCCAATCGCGCGCTTTATGCCCGGCTGCTGATGACGCCGCCCGCGCGGCCGCTGACACCGGCGCAGGCGCGGCAGATGATCGACCATGCCCGGCGCGGGATGGCGAAGGCCGGCGGCTGA